A part of Jiangella alba genomic DNA contains:
- a CDS encoding RNA polymerase sigma factor codes for MLLDRVYQGDDAAFGTLYRRVSPMARRAAHNIVRDSHAADDLVQETFYLVLRAVRSGRGPRDSFAGYVLATVKHLAYRYCKTESRTVANDDPDMWERHTDIVLPAAQTERVTAAWASLPPRWRSILWLVEVDRYSPAELAPGLALTPNAVSSLASRARQALRTAYLATD; via the coding sequence ATGTTGCTCGACCGTGTGTATCAGGGGGACGATGCCGCGTTCGGAACTCTCTACCGCAGGGTGTCCCCGATGGCCCGGCGCGCCGCGCACAACATCGTGCGCGACTCACACGCCGCCGACGACCTCGTCCAGGAGACGTTCTATCTCGTGCTGCGGGCGGTCCGGTCCGGCCGCGGCCCGCGTGACTCCTTCGCCGGCTACGTCCTGGCGACGGTGAAGCACCTGGCGTACCGGTACTGCAAGACCGAGAGCCGCACCGTCGCCAACGACGATCCGGACATGTGGGAGCGCCACACCGATATCGTGCTGCCGGCGGCGCAGACGGAGCGGGTCACGGCCGCGTGGGCGTCGCTGCCGCCGCGGTGGCGCAGCATCCTGTGGCTCGTCGAGGTCGACCGGTACTCGCCGGCCGAGCTCGCGCCCGGGCTCGCGCTGACGCCGAACGCGGTCTCCAGCCTCGCGTCGCGGGCGCGGCAGGCGTTGCGGACGGCGTACCTGGCGACCGACTGA
- a CDS encoding protein-tyrosine phosphatase family protein, which translates to MTQWLDDLGVVTLPSGATVRGRPLGAAASPADFALVLTDGTMPAWPHRRIRWPDFWIPLDRADALDALHEAYSRAAGGERVEVACRGGRGRTGTALAALAILDGVPADEAVGWIRTHYHPKAVETPWQRRWLRGVR; encoded by the coding sequence ATGACGCAATGGCTGGACGATCTCGGCGTGGTGACCCTGCCCAGCGGCGCGACGGTGCGCGGACGGCCGCTCGGCGCGGCGGCGAGTCCGGCCGACTTCGCGCTGGTGCTGACGGACGGGACCATGCCGGCGTGGCCGCATCGGCGCATCCGCTGGCCGGACTTCTGGATCCCGCTCGACCGCGCCGACGCCCTCGACGCGCTGCACGAGGCGTACAGCCGGGCGGCCGGTGGCGAGCGAGTGGAGGTCGCGTGCCGCGGTGGTCGCGGCCGGACGGGGACGGCGCTGGCGGCGCTCGCGATCTTGGACGGCGTTCCGGCGGACGAGGCGGTCGGCTGGATCCGTACCCACTACCACCCCAAGGCGGTCGAGACGCCCTGGCAGCGCCGCTGGCTGCGCGGCGTGCGCTGA
- a CDS encoding DMT family transporter: MTRFTSPTAAGALACTVGMTVVGASIAFGPLLADYPVLAGQAWRYLLAGLVLLAVMRLRRVRFPRVRPGQLGRLVLLAGTGLAAFNWLLIEGTQRSDPAFMAAVVGATPLVLALAGPLLDGGRLRGWTIAGSTVVVAGILIVQGATVAPLGAVPYAVGFLLCEAAFTLLAVPLLKEFSPLQVSGAVCLVAVPLLAGLAVLEPGADLVVPTVSEAATLTFLAVCTTAIAFLLWYGGVIRLGADRAGLFAGIMPIAGMVVGVVAGTSVWTPIGLAGSLLCGAGIALGLRRTPVRRREPVVGDTVGDPVAETV; encoded by the coding sequence ATGACCCGATTCACGTCGCCCACCGCTGCCGGAGCGCTGGCCTGCACCGTCGGCATGACGGTCGTGGGCGCCTCGATCGCCTTCGGCCCGCTGCTCGCGGACTATCCGGTGCTGGCCGGGCAGGCCTGGCGGTATCTGCTGGCCGGGCTCGTGCTGCTCGCCGTCATGCGGCTGCGCCGGGTGCGGTTCCCGCGGGTGCGTCCGGGCCAGCTCGGCCGGCTCGTGCTGCTGGCGGGCACCGGGCTGGCGGCGTTCAACTGGCTGCTGATCGAAGGCACGCAGCGCTCCGACCCGGCCTTCATGGCGGCCGTCGTCGGTGCGACGCCGCTGGTGCTCGCGCTGGCCGGGCCGCTGCTCGACGGCGGCCGGCTGCGCGGGTGGACGATCGCGGGCAGCACGGTCGTCGTCGCCGGCATCCTGATCGTGCAGGGCGCGACGGTCGCCCCGCTCGGCGCGGTGCCGTACGCCGTCGGCTTCCTGCTCTGCGAGGCGGCGTTCACGCTGCTCGCCGTCCCGCTGCTGAAGGAGTTCAGTCCGCTGCAGGTGTCGGGCGCGGTGTGCCTGGTCGCCGTTCCGCTGCTGGCTGGGCTCGCGGTGCTCGAGCCGGGCGCCGACCTCGTCGTCCCGACGGTGTCCGAGGCGGCGACACTCACGTTCCTGGCGGTGTGCACGACGGCGATCGCGTTCCTGCTCTGGTACGGCGGCGTGATCCGCCTCGGCGCCGACCGGGCCGGCCTGTTCGCCGGCATCATGCCGATCGCGGGGATGGTCGTCGGCGTCGTCGCCGGGACGTCGGTCTGGACCCCGATCGGGCTGGCCGGCTCGCTGCTCTGCGGCGCCGGCATCGCCCTCGGCCTGCGCCGTACGCCGGTCCGTCGCCGCGAGCCCGTCGTCGGCGACACCGTCGGGGACCCGGTCGCCGAGACCGTCTGA
- a CDS encoding PLP-dependent aminotransferase family protein has product MTSDAAAELVGPWGPPPPGGKAAWLRGRLIDAILGGRLPPGTALPGARDLAQAVGLARGTTDAVYAQLQDEGFIRSAPRRRPVVTGGPGPGAPALAPPSSAAPPPSPGVPDPALFPHRAWAAATREALARLSDRDLGYPDPAGHPRLRAALADWLARTRGVSAEPDQIHVTGGVSHAMWMLTTVLGVATWAVERPCSPGTMHHLVRRPVEVVEVPIDADGLDPALLDGAGVGLGSGPRSGFGGSRVGAVMITPSHQYPTGVQLSAPRRRSLVDGCRAAGRWLVEDDYDSHIAAPGVVPAAVQALAPDLVVFTGSLSKLLAPGLRLGWIVAPPTVADRLREQREDSDLGVSVVLQLTVAALIESGGLDRHLRRARRVYDERRSLLAARLAPRYELGGAPVGVHAFAPTADAAALAGELRSSGVPAAPVDDVRHPGAVISVAAVR; this is encoded by the coding sequence GTGACGTCCGACGCCGCTGCCGAACTGGTCGGCCCCTGGGGCCCGCCGCCACCGGGCGGGAAGGCCGCCTGGCTGCGCGGACGGCTGATCGACGCGATCCTCGGCGGACGGTTGCCGCCGGGCACGGCGCTGCCCGGCGCCCGCGACCTCGCCCAGGCCGTCGGCCTCGCCCGCGGCACGACCGACGCCGTCTACGCGCAACTGCAGGACGAGGGGTTCATCCGCTCGGCGCCGCGGCGGCGGCCGGTCGTCACCGGCGGGCCGGGTCCCGGCGCACCGGCGCTGGCGCCGCCCAGCTCGGCCGCCCCGCCGCCGTCGCCGGGCGTGCCCGATCCGGCGCTGTTCCCGCACCGCGCCTGGGCCGCGGCGACGCGTGAGGCGCTGGCCCGGCTGTCCGACCGGGACCTCGGGTACCCGGATCCGGCCGGTCATCCGCGGCTGCGCGCGGCGCTGGCCGACTGGCTGGCCCGGACCCGCGGCGTGTCCGCCGAACCAGACCAGATCCACGTCACCGGCGGCGTCTCGCACGCGATGTGGATGCTGACGACGGTGCTCGGCGTCGCGACGTGGGCGGTCGAGCGGCCGTGCTCGCCCGGCACCATGCATCACCTGGTGCGCCGTCCGGTCGAGGTCGTCGAGGTGCCGATCGACGCGGACGGCCTGGATCCGGCGCTGCTGGACGGGGCGGGCGTCGGTCTCGGCTCGGGGCCACGCTCCGGCTTCGGCGGCTCGCGCGTCGGGGCGGTGATGATCACGCCGAGCCACCAGTACCCGACCGGCGTGCAGCTGTCCGCGCCGCGGCGACGGTCGCTGGTCGACGGGTGCCGCGCGGCGGGCCGCTGGCTCGTCGAGGACGATTACGACTCGCACATCGCCGCCCCAGGCGTCGTGCCGGCGGCGGTGCAGGCGCTGGCGCCGGATCTGGTGGTGTTCACCGGGTCGCTGTCGAAGCTGCTGGCGCCGGGGCTGCGGCTCGGCTGGATCGTCGCGCCGCCCACCGTGGCCGACCGGTTGCGCGAGCAGCGCGAAGACTCCGACCTCGGCGTCTCGGTCGTGCTGCAGCTGACCGTGGCGGCGCTGATCGAGTCCGGCGGGCTGGACCGCCACCTGCGCCGCGCCCGCCGCGTCTACGACGAACGCCGGTCACTGCTGGCCGCGCGGCTGGCGCCTCGGTACGAGCTCGGCGGCGCGCCGGTCGGGGTGCACGCCTTCGCCCCGACGGCGGACGCGGCGGCGCTGGCGGGCGAGCTGCGGTCGTCCGGCGTACCGGCCGCCCCCGTCGACGACGTGCGTCACCCCGGCGCCGTGATCTCCGTGGCCGCCGTCCGCTGA
- a CDS encoding sodium-translocating pyrophosphatase, whose amino-acid sequence MTGLNLSYVVVVALIAVAALAMAALFRREVLSASEGTENMKTIARAVQEGAAAYLNRQFRTLGIFVVLVFGLLFLLPGDAGVRFGRSLFFLVGAAFSAAIGYMGMWLATRANVRVAAAARDEGRDPAMKVAFRTGGTVGMATVGLGLLGAAVVVLVYQEDAPTVLEGFGFGAALLAMFMRVGGGIFTKAADVGADLVGKVEQGIPEDDPRNAATIADNVGDNVGDCAGMAADLFESYAVTLVAALILGQVAFGQEGLVFPLIVPALGALTAVLGIYLTRPRPGENGLTTINRAFYISAVVSAVLCAIAAFAYLPDSFAQLDGGLGDHDGDPRVLATAAVFLGIVLAGVILWLTGYFTGTDKKPTEDVAKTSLTGPATVILSGIALGLESAVYTALVIGGAVYGAFLLGDGSVELSLFLIALAGTGLLTTVGVIVAMDTFGPVSDNAQGIAEMSGDVDGEGAQILTELDAVGNTTKAITKGIAIATAVLAATALFGSYMDAISRELANVGGDIAGNTSFLLEIVSPNVLVGVVIGAAVVFMFSGLAINAVGRAAGAVVFEVRRQFRDDPGIMAGTSTPAYGRVVDIVTKDSLRELATPGLMAALAPIAVGFGLGVGPLAGYLAGAIATGVLMAVFLANSGGAWDNSKKLVEDGNHGGKGSGAHDATVIGDTVGDPFKDTAGPAINPLIKVMNLVSVLIAPAIVSMSVGADANDGLRYTIAIVAVAIIVAAVWFSKRRSAIIGEDEPAREGAAV is encoded by the coding sequence ATGACCGGGCTCAACCTCTCCTATGTGGTTGTCGTCGCGTTGATCGCGGTGGCAGCCCTGGCGATGGCGGCGCTGTTTCGCCGAGAAGTTCTCAGTGCAAGTGAGGGCACCGAGAACATGAAGACGATCGCGCGCGCCGTGCAGGAGGGCGCCGCGGCCTACCTCAACCGGCAGTTCCGGACGCTGGGCATCTTCGTGGTGCTGGTCTTCGGCCTGCTCTTCCTGCTCCCCGGCGATGCCGGCGTCCGGTTCGGCCGGTCGTTGTTCTTCCTGGTCGGTGCGGCGTTCTCCGCCGCCATCGGCTATATGGGCATGTGGCTGGCCACGCGGGCGAACGTCCGTGTCGCCGCCGCTGCTCGCGATGAGGGCCGCGACCCGGCGATGAAGGTCGCGTTCCGCACCGGTGGCACCGTCGGTATGGCCACTGTCGGCCTCGGACTCCTGGGCGCGGCCGTCGTCGTCCTCGTCTATCAGGAGGACGCGCCGACGGTGCTCGAGGGCTTCGGCTTCGGCGCCGCGCTGCTCGCCATGTTCATGCGTGTCGGCGGCGGCATCTTCACGAAGGCCGCCGACGTCGGCGCCGACCTCGTCGGCAAGGTCGAGCAGGGCATCCCCGAGGACGACCCCCGCAACGCCGCGACCATCGCCGACAACGTGGGCGACAACGTCGGTGACTGTGCCGGCATGGCGGCGGACCTGTTCGAGTCGTACGCCGTCACGCTGGTGGCCGCGCTGATCCTGGGCCAGGTCGCCTTCGGCCAGGAGGGCCTGGTCTTCCCGCTGATCGTCCCGGCGCTCGGTGCGCTCACCGCCGTCCTCGGCATCTACCTGACCCGACCGCGCCCCGGCGAGAACGGCCTGACCACAATCAACCGGGCGTTCTACATCTCCGCGGTGGTATCCGCGGTGCTGTGTGCCATCGCCGCGTTCGCCTATCTGCCCGACAGCTTCGCGCAGCTCGACGGCGGCCTCGGCGACCACGACGGCGACCCGCGGGTCCTCGCGACCGCCGCCGTGTTCCTCGGCATCGTGCTGGCCGGCGTCATCCTGTGGCTGACCGGCTACTTCACCGGCACCGACAAGAAGCCGACCGAGGACGTCGCCAAGACGTCGCTCACCGGTCCGGCGACGGTGATCCTGTCCGGCATCGCGCTCGGGCTGGAGTCGGCGGTCTACACCGCGCTGGTCATCGGCGGTGCGGTCTACGGTGCGTTCCTGCTGGGTGACGGCTCGGTCGAGCTGTCGCTGTTCCTCATCGCACTGGCCGGCACGGGTCTGCTGACCACCGTCGGCGTCATCGTCGCGATGGACACGTTCGGGCCGGTCAGCGACAACGCCCAGGGCATCGCGGAGATGTCGGGCGACGTCGACGGCGAGGGCGCGCAGATCCTCACCGAGCTGGACGCGGTCGGCAACACCACGAAGGCCATCACCAAGGGCATCGCGATCGCCACGGCGGTCCTGGCGGCGACGGCGCTGTTCGGCTCCTACATGGACGCCATCTCGCGCGAACTGGCCAACGTCGGCGGCGACATCGCCGGCAACACGTCGTTCCTGCTCGAGATCGTGTCGCCGAACGTCCTGGTCGGCGTGGTCATCGGCGCCGCGGTCGTGTTCATGTTCTCGGGCCTGGCCATCAACGCCGTCGGCCGTGCCGCCGGTGCGGTCGTGTTCGAGGTGCGCCGCCAGTTCCGCGACGACCCGGGCATCATGGCCGGCACGTCGACCCCGGCCTACGGCCGCGTCGTCGACATCGTCACGAAGGACTCGCTGCGTGAGCTGGCGACGCCGGGCCTCATGGCGGCGCTGGCGCCGATCGCGGTCGGCTTCGGTCTCGGTGTCGGCCCGCTGGCCGGCTACCTGGCCGGTGCCATCGCGACCGGTGTGCTCATGGCGGTGTTCCTGGCCAACTCCGGTGGCGCCTGGGACAACTCGAAGAAGCTGGTCGAGGACGGCAACCACGGCGGCAAGGGCTCCGGCGCCCACGACGCCACCGTCATCGGCGACACTGTCGGCGACCCGTTCAAGGACACCGCCGGTCCGGCCATCAACCCGCTGATCAAGGTGATGAACCTGGTCTCCGTGCTGATCGCCCCGGCCATCGTCTCGATGTCGGTGGGCGCTGACGCCAACGACGGTCTGCGCTACACGATCGCCATCGTGGCGGTCGCGATCATCGTCGCAGCCGTCTGGTTCTCGAAGCGGCGTTCGGCCATCATCGGCGAGGACGAGCCGGCCCGCGAGGGCGCGGCGGTCTGA
- a CDS encoding STAS domain-containing protein, whose amino-acid sequence MDLSLSTRTESGRSVVAVGGEIDVYTAPRLRDQLVELVDSGHYHIVVDMREVEFLDSTGLGVLVGGLKRVGQHDGSLRLVCNQERILKIFRITGLTKVFPIHETLEEAVAATETP is encoded by the coding sequence GTGGACCTGTCGTTGTCGACCCGTACCGAGAGCGGCCGCAGCGTGGTCGCGGTCGGTGGTGAGATCGACGTCTACACGGCGCCGAGACTGCGCGACCAGCTTGTCGAGCTCGTCGACTCGGGTCACTACCACATCGTCGTCGACATGCGTGAGGTCGAGTTTCTCGACTCGACCGGGCTCGGCGTGCTCGTCGGCGGCCTCAAGCGGGTCGGCCAGCACGACGGTTCCCTCCGCCTCGTCTGCAACCAGGAGCGGATCCTGAAGATCTTCCGGATCACCGGCCTGACGAAGGTCTTTCCGATTCACGAGACGCTCGAGGAGGCCGTGGCCGCCACGGAGACGCCCTGA
- a CDS encoding DEAD/DEAH box helicase, which yields MTAGIVAPWAHQAQAAALAWSRRHVVIATGTASGKSLAYQLPALTAARTGRRLGGTTLYISPTKALAADQLRSLDELGVPGVMATTYDGDTPIELRDVARTHATYLLTNPDMLHHAILPAHHRWAGFLRSLRFIVVDECHGYRGVFGSHVAQVLRRLRRVCAIYGSTPTFVLASATTANPARTAELLIGMLPIEAVTEDGSPSGAKTFLLWEPPLLGDGATRDARGAGADPRPTPGDAAASSANAAPSDADDAAGAPPATATAAGRVARSPHLGAAEPSRPAVSSPITTGDGAPDPAGSEGGSGSWGVDGGSARRRSVLAETADLLTDLVIADARTVAFVRSRRAAETVAGLARSALTEVDASLPNRVASYRAGYLAYERRSLEAALNDGSLVGLAATTALELGVDVSGLDAVLIAGWPGTRASLWQQAGRAGRAGQESLAVLVASDNPLDSYLVQHPEAIFEQPVEETVLDPDNPYVLAPHLCAAAAERPLTSKDAAIFGPSTDDVLATLEHRRLLRRRVKEETTWHWTKRERPTDLADLRGSGGLVSLVEAGTGRVLGTVDGVRAHSTAHEGAVYVHQGDTYVIESLDLDDGVAIALPGAPDYTTTAREVSTLRVLEESASEKWGPARLAFGTVEVVSQVVGYLKRALRNGAVLGEVPLDLPERRLRTRSVWWTLPDDVIAAAGVSMADAPGAAHAAEHASIGILPLVASCDRWDIGGLSTLLHPDTGMLTVFVHDGHPGGAGFAERGFHAARSWLTATRDTIAACPCRDGCPSCVQSPKCGNGNEPLDKAGAVRLLDMLLSGTD from the coding sequence ATGACCGCAGGCATCGTAGCGCCCTGGGCCCATCAGGCACAGGCCGCTGCGCTGGCCTGGTCGCGACGGCACGTCGTCATCGCCACCGGCACCGCGTCGGGCAAGTCGCTGGCCTATCAGCTCCCGGCGTTGACGGCGGCCCGCACCGGCCGGCGCCTCGGCGGCACAACGCTGTACATATCGCCCACCAAGGCACTGGCCGCCGACCAGCTGCGATCGCTCGACGAGCTCGGCGTCCCCGGCGTCATGGCCACCACCTACGACGGCGACACCCCCATCGAGCTGCGTGACGTGGCCCGGACGCACGCGACGTACCTGCTGACGAACCCGGACATGCTGCACCACGCGATTCTGCCGGCGCACCACCGCTGGGCCGGATTCCTCCGGTCGCTGCGGTTCATCGTGGTCGACGAGTGCCACGGCTACCGCGGCGTCTTCGGCTCCCACGTGGCGCAGGTGCTACGGCGGCTGCGGCGCGTCTGCGCGATATACGGTTCGACGCCGACGTTCGTCCTCGCCTCCGCGACGACGGCCAACCCGGCCCGCACCGCCGAGCTGCTCATCGGCATGCTGCCCATCGAGGCCGTGACCGAGGACGGCTCGCCCAGCGGCGCGAAGACCTTCCTCCTCTGGGAGCCGCCCCTTCTCGGCGACGGCGCCACCCGGGACGCGCGCGGCGCCGGTGCCGACCCTCGCCCCACCCCCGGCGATGCGGCCGCCAGCAGCGCGAACGCCGCCCCCAGCGACGCCGACGACGCCGCCGGCGCTCCGCCCGCCACCGCGACGGCCGCCGGCCGAGTGGCCCGGAGCCCGCATCTCGGCGCCGCCGAGCCCAGCCGTCCGGCCGTCAGCTCCCCGATCACCACCGGCGACGGCGCACCCGACCCCGCCGGTTCCGAGGGTGGCTCCGGATCCTGGGGCGTCGATGGCGGCAGCGCGCGGCGGCGAAGCGTGCTGGCCGAGACCGCGGACCTGCTCACCGATCTCGTCATCGCCGACGCCCGGACCGTCGCGTTCGTCCGCTCCCGCCGCGCCGCCGAGACCGTCGCCGGGCTCGCGCGGTCGGCGTTGACCGAGGTGGACGCCTCGCTGCCGAATCGGGTCGCCTCGTACCGGGCCGGTTACCTCGCCTACGAGCGCCGGTCCTTGGAGGCCGCGCTCAACGACGGATCGCTCGTCGGCCTCGCCGCGACGACGGCCCTCGAGCTGGGCGTCGACGTCAGCGGGCTCGACGCCGTGCTGATCGCCGGCTGGCCGGGAACCCGGGCGTCGCTGTGGCAGCAGGCAGGTCGCGCCGGCCGCGCAGGTCAGGAGAGCCTCGCCGTCCTGGTGGCCAGCGACAACCCGCTCGACTCGTACCTCGTCCAGCACCCCGAGGCGATCTTCGAGCAGCCCGTCGAGGAGACCGTGCTGGACCCGGACAACCCGTACGTCCTGGCGCCGCACCTGTGCGCCGCAGCGGCCGAGCGTCCGCTGACCTCCAAGGACGCGGCCATCTTCGGCCCGTCGACCGACGACGTCCTGGCGACGCTGGAGCATCGGAGGCTGCTGCGGCGGAGGGTGAAGGAGGAGACCACCTGGCACTGGACCAAGCGCGAGCGCCCGACCGACCTGGCCGACCTGCGTGGCTCCGGCGGACTGGTCAGCCTCGTCGAGGCCGGCACCGGCCGCGTGCTCGGCACCGTCGACGGGGTCCGCGCGCATTCGACCGCCCACGAGGGCGCCGTCTACGTCCACCAGGGCGACACCTACGTCATCGAGAGCCTCGACCTCGACGACGGCGTCGCGATTGCGTTGCCCGGCGCGCCCGACTACACGACGACGGCGCGCGAGGTCAGCACGTTGCGGGTGCTCGAGGAGTCGGCGTCGGAGAAGTGGGGGCCGGCGCGCCTCGCCTTCGGCACCGTCGAGGTGGTCAGCCAGGTCGTCGGCTACCTCAAGCGGGCGCTGCGCAACGGCGCGGTGCTCGGAGAGGTGCCGCTCGACCTGCCCGAACGCCGTCTGCGCACCCGGTCGGTCTGGTGGACGCTGCCCGACGACGTGATCGCCGCCGCCGGGGTGTCGATGGCGGACGCGCCAGGCGCGGCGCACGCCGCGGAGCATGCGTCGATCGGGATCCTGCCGCTCGTGGCCAGTTGCGACCGCTGGGACATCGGCGGGCTGTCGACGCTGCTGCACCCGGACACCGGCATGCTCACCGTCTTCGTGCACGACGGTCATCCCGGCGGCGCCGGCTTCGCGGAGCGCGGTTTCCACGCGGCGCGGTCCTGGCTGACGGCGACGCGCGACACCATCGCCGCCTGCCCCTGCCGCGACGGCTGCCCGTCGTGTGTGCAGTCGCCGAAGTGCGGCAATGGCAACGAGCCGCTCGACAAGGCCGGCGCGGTGCGGCTGCTGGACATGCTGCTCTCCGGGACCGACTGA
- a CDS encoding EamA family transporter, with translation MLGGIFSLQIGAGLAKGLFDTLPPTAVVFLRLAFSAVALVAITQHAVRAALRRASRGDLGLAITFGLSLAAMNIAIYESFSRIPLGVAVTIEFIGPLGVAVALSRRRLDLLWVLLAGSGVVLLARGGSGDIDPVGVMFALVAAAGWASYILLGKQLGQRFPGSSGLTVASVVGAAAVAPIGLTTGGSDLWQTHVLLLAAGIALLSSVIPYSFELEALRRMPATVFGILMSLEPAAAALVGLVVLNEVLHVQEWLAIGLVVAACLGATRQRPSRAEP, from the coding sequence GTGCTCGGCGGGATCTTCTCGCTGCAGATCGGCGCCGGACTCGCGAAAGGCCTGTTCGACACCCTGCCGCCGACCGCCGTCGTGTTCCTGCGACTGGCGTTCTCGGCCGTAGCGCTGGTGGCCATCACTCAGCACGCTGTCCGCGCGGCGCTGCGCCGGGCATCACGCGGTGACCTGGGGCTCGCGATCACGTTCGGGCTCTCGCTGGCCGCGATGAACATCGCGATCTACGAGTCCTTCTCACGCATCCCGCTCGGCGTCGCCGTCACCATCGAGTTCATCGGACCGCTCGGGGTGGCGGTCGCGCTGTCGCGACGCCGGCTCGACCTGCTCTGGGTGCTGCTGGCCGGCAGCGGTGTCGTCCTCCTGGCCCGCGGCGGGTCAGGCGACATCGATCCGGTCGGCGTGATGTTCGCACTGGTGGCGGCCGCCGGCTGGGCGTCGTACATCCTGCTCGGCAAACAGCTCGGTCAGCGTTTCCCGGGCTCGTCCGGACTGACCGTGGCCAGCGTCGTGGGCGCGGCCGCGGTGGCGCCGATCGGCCTGACGACCGGCGGGTCCGACCTCTGGCAGACGCACGTGCTGCTGCTGGCTGCTGGGATCGCTCTGCTTTCATCGGTGATTCCGTACTCCTTCGAATTGGAAGCGTTGCGTCGCATGCCCGCGACGGTGTTCGGGATCCTGATGAGCCTCGAACCGGCGGCGGCCGCGCTCGTCGGGCTCGTCGTGCTGAACGAGGTCCTGCATGTCCAGGAGTGGCTCGCGATCGGACTCGTCGTGGCGGCCTGCCTCGGCGCGACCCGGCAACGTCCGAGCCGCGCCGAGCCCTGA
- a CDS encoding Rv3654c family TadE-like protein — protein sequence MMPVRRRPGERGAGTVLILSVVMVIMVAVQAVAVLATGQSARHQAAAAADLAALAGANQLALGSADPCAVAGRIADANGAALRDCVIDGMEVEVQVRVPTTSVLPWLPDQERRARAGPPRPG from the coding sequence ATGATGCCGGTCCGACGCCGCCCGGGCGAGCGCGGTGCGGGGACGGTGCTGATCCTGTCGGTGGTGATGGTGATCATGGTCGCGGTGCAGGCCGTGGCGGTCCTGGCAACGGGTCAGTCGGCCCGTCACCAGGCGGCCGCGGCGGCGGACCTGGCCGCGCTGGCGGGAGCGAATCAACTGGCGCTCGGTTCGGCCGATCCCTGTGCCGTCGCCGGTCGCATCGCCGACGCCAACGGCGCCGCTCTGCGCGACTGCGTCATCGACGGCATGGAGGTCGAGGTCCAGGTGCGGGTGCCGACGACCTCCGTGTTGCCGTGGCTGCCGGATCAGGAGCGACGCGCCCGTGCCGGTCCGCCGCGGCCCGGCTGA
- a CDS encoding TadE family type IV pilus minor pilin encodes MRRRRPAARGDPQRGMVTAELAAGFPALVLVLLMAIWAITFATGQLRCSDAAREAARAAARGEDLAVVREVAAESAPSGANVVIDEVDGLIEVRVSARLAMPGPLGDTLPTTTVSGRSVALAEAG; translated from the coding sequence ATGAGGCGCCGACGACCCGCGGCCCGGGGCGATCCGCAGCGCGGCATGGTGACGGCCGAGCTCGCCGCCGGATTCCCCGCCCTCGTGCTGGTGCTGCTCATGGCGATCTGGGCCATCACGTTCGCCACTGGGCAGCTGCGGTGCTCCGACGCCGCTCGTGAGGCCGCTCGGGCGGCAGCTCGTGGCGAGGACCTGGCGGTCGTGCGCGAGGTCGCGGCAGAGTCGGCGCCGTCGGGCGCGAACGTCGTCATCGACGAGGTCGACGGGTTGATCGAGGTGCGGGTCAGCGCGCGACTGGCCATGCCGGGCCCGCTGGGCGACACGCTGCCGACGACCACGGTGTCGGGGCGCTCGGTCGCGTTGGCCGAGGCCGGATGA
- a CDS encoding DUF4244 domain-containing protein — protein MSKLISRLGRLRSERGMTTAEYAVGTVAACGFGGVLYKLLTSEPVQTLLNNVIEKAFGVIGG, from the coding sequence ATGTCCAAGCTCATCAGCAGGCTCGGTCGGTTGCGCAGCGAGCGCGGCATGACCACCGCCGAGTACGCCGTCGGAACGGTCGCGGCGTGCGGCTTCGGCGGCGTCCTCTACAAGCTGCTGACCAGCGAGCCGGTTCAGACTCTGCTGAACAACGTCATCGAGAAGGCGTTCGGGGTGATCGGCGGATGA
- a CDS encoding TIGR03668 family PPOX class F420-dependent oxidoreductase, whose protein sequence is MRLAPETCRQRMSAARVAHLATTGADGQPHLVPVTFALVTSSSADRIAIAVDQKPKTTVALRRLRNIAENPLVSLLCDHYDEDWTQLWWVRADGRAVVLDDGNGRDGALVALSLRYGQYRAEPPRGPVILIEITAWSGWSYA, encoded by the coding sequence GTGCGGCTGGCGCCGGAAACGTGTAGGCAGCGGATGTCGGCGGCTCGGGTCGCGCACCTGGCCACGACCGGCGCCGACGGTCAGCCGCACCTGGTCCCCGTCACCTTCGCCCTGGTGACGTCGTCCAGCGCCGACCGCATCGCGATCGCCGTCGACCAGAAGCCGAAGACCACTGTCGCATTGCGGCGGCTGCGCAACATCGCCGAGAACCCGCTGGTCTCGCTCCTGTGCGACCACTACGACGAGGACTGGACGCAGCTCTGGTGGGTCCGCGCCGACGGCCGTGCCGTCGTCCTCGACGACGGCAACGGCCGCGACGGCGCACTCGTCGCGCTGAGCCTGCGCTACGGCCAGTACCGAGCCGAACCGCCGCGCGGGCCGGTCATCCTGATCGAGATCACCGCCTGGTCCGGCTGGTCCTACGCCTGA